One Dokdonia sp. Dokd-P16 genomic window carries:
- a CDS encoding TIGR00730 family Rossman fold protein produces the protein MSNENRPKGWNEKKTNDSWAIFKIMGEFVNGFEKMSRIGPCVSIFGSARTKPDNKYYKLATEVAEKIADNGYGVITGGGPGIMEAGNRGAHLAGGTSVGLNIELPFEQHDNPYIDSDKSLDFDYFFVRKVMFVKYSQGFVVMPGGFGTLDELFEAITLIQTHKIQKFPIILVGTEFWGGLMDWVKTTLLDSFQNISAGDMDLIHLVDTSDEVIEVLNNFYDEYQLSPNF, from the coding sequence ATGAGCAACGAAAATAGACCTAAAGGCTGGAACGAGAAAAAAACAAATGATTCTTGGGCTATCTTTAAGATAATGGGAGAATTTGTAAATGGATTTGAAAAAATGAGCCGTATAGGTCCATGTGTATCCATTTTTGGAAGTGCAAGAACAAAGCCAGATAATAAGTATTACAAACTAGCTACCGAAGTTGCCGAAAAAATTGCAGATAACGGTTATGGTGTAATTACTGGAGGTGGTCCAGGTATCATGGAAGCTGGTAATCGAGGAGCACACCTTGCAGGAGGGACATCTGTAGGACTTAACATTGAACTTCCTTTTGAGCAACACGATAATCCATATATTGATAGTGATAAGAGTTTAGACTTTGATTACTTCTTCGTACGTAAAGTGATGTTTGTAAAGTATTCACAGGGATTTGTTGTAATGCCAGGAGGTTTTGGTACGCTTGATGAACTTTTTGAAGCAATCACACTAATCCAAACACATAAAATTCAAAAGTTTCCTATTATTCTTGTTGGTACAGAGTTTTGGGGAGGACTTATGGATTGGGTAAAGACAACCTTACTTGACAGTTTCCAGAATATAAGTGCTGGAGATATGGATCTTATACACCTTGTAGACACTTCAGATGAGGTCATAGAGGTGCTTAATAACTTCTATGATGAATATCAATTAAGTCCAAATTTCTAG
- the uvrA gene encoding excinuclease ABC subunit UvrA has product MIDHEERIEVYGARAHNLKNIDVMIPREKLVVITGLSGSGKSSLAFDTIYAEGQRRYIETFSAYARQFLGGLERPDVDQILGLSPVIAIEQKTTSKSPRSTVGTITEIYDFLRLLYARAADAYSYNTGEKMVSYNDEQIQKLITESFEGKRINILAPTIRSRKGHYRELFEQIAKQGFVKVRVDGEVKDIVKGLKVDRYKVHDIEIVVDRMLVKKGDDDDKRLRESINTAMYHGDDVLMVLDQDTQEVRYFSRNLMCPSTGISYPNPEPNNFSFNSPKGACPNCNGIGELYKVNPKKIVPDPKLSINAGGLDPHGPKKNNWIFKQLQLIAERFDFKLTDPIEKISEEAMDFIFYGGNEKFSVSSKQLGVTRDYKIDFEGVANFIENTFNDSESTSLVRWAKGYMDKVACPVCEGSRLRKESLYFKVDDRSITDLASMDILELQEWFKTVEKRLSSKQLQIASEIIKEINARIQFLVDVGLTYLNLNRSSKSLSGGEAQRIRLATQIGSQLVGVLYILDEPSIGLHQRDNEKLINSLISLRDIGNSVIVVEHDKDMIERADHVIDIGPRAGRFGGEIISEGTPEDLIKHHTLTAQYLNGEKEITIPKQRRKGNGKFIELKGATGNNLKNVSIKIPLGKMIAVTGVSGSGKSTLINETLYPIMNAHYFNGVKVPMPYKSIKGLDECDKVIDINQTPIGRTPRSNPATYTKAFDEIRSLFAKTPEALIRGYKPGRFSFNVKGGRCETCKGGGLRVIEMNFLPDVYVECETCQGKRFNRETLEIRYKGKSISDVLEMTMTEAADFFEPIPKIYRKLKTIKDVGLGYITLGQQSTTLSGGEAQRIKLASELSKRDTGNTFYILDEPTTGLHFEDIRVLMDVLNRLVDKGNTILIIEHNLDVVKTADHIIDIGYEGGKGGGEVVAIGTPEQIIKKNKGYTAQFLKKEMA; this is encoded by the coding sequence ATGATAGATCACGAAGAACGTATTGAAGTTTACGGTGCTCGCGCCCACAATCTAAAGAATATAGACGTAATGATACCGAGAGAAAAACTCGTTGTAATTACAGGGTTATCTGGAAGTGGAAAGAGTTCGCTAGCCTTTGATACTATCTATGCAGAAGGACAACGTCGTTACATAGAAACGTTTTCTGCATATGCACGACAGTTTCTAGGAGGATTAGAACGTCCAGATGTAGACCAAATTCTAGGACTTTCTCCGGTTATTGCTATCGAGCAAAAAACCACTAGTAAAAGTCCGCGATCTACCGTAGGAACTATTACAGAAATTTATGATTTTTTACGTCTTCTTTATGCGAGAGCGGCAGATGCCTACTCTTACAATACGGGCGAAAAGATGGTAAGTTACAATGACGAACAAATACAGAAGCTCATTACAGAGAGTTTTGAAGGTAAAAGGATTAACATCCTCGCTCCTACCATACGCTCGCGTAAAGGGCATTATAGAGAGTTATTTGAACAAATTGCAAAACAGGGTTTTGTTAAGGTTCGTGTAGATGGTGAGGTCAAGGATATTGTAAAAGGATTAAAAGTAGACCGTTACAAAGTACACGATATTGAGATTGTAGTAGATCGTATGCTCGTAAAAAAAGGTGATGACGATGATAAACGCCTTCGCGAAAGCATAAATACCGCGATGTATCACGGTGATGATGTTTTAATGGTGCTTGACCAAGACACGCAGGAAGTACGTTATTTTAGCCGAAACTTGATGTGTCCTTCTACAGGAATCTCATATCCTAATCCAGAACCAAATAACTTCTCCTTTAACTCACCTAAGGGCGCTTGCCCTAACTGTAATGGTATAGGAGAGCTATATAAAGTAAATCCTAAAAAGATAGTCCCAGACCCAAAACTATCTATTAACGCTGGCGGACTAGATCCTCATGGACCTAAGAAGAACAACTGGATCTTTAAACAACTTCAACTTATTGCAGAGAGGTTTGACTTTAAACTAACTGACCCTATTGAAAAGATTTCTGAAGAAGCTATGGATTTTATATTCTATGGCGGAAATGAAAAATTCTCTGTTTCTTCAAAGCAATTAGGTGTTACTAGAGATTATAAAATTGATTTTGAAGGTGTAGCAAATTTTATTGAAAACACCTTTAATGATAGTGAGTCTACCTCACTCGTGCGCTGGGCAAAAGGATACATGGATAAGGTAGCTTGTCCCGTTTGTGAGGGATCAAGATTGCGCAAAGAATCGCTTTACTTTAAGGTTGATGATCGCAGCATAACAGACCTTGCTTCTATGGATATTCTTGAGCTACAAGAATGGTTTAAGACAGTAGAAAAACGACTATCTAGCAAGCAATTACAGATTGCATCTGAGATAATTAAAGAAATTAATGCAAGAATACAATTCCTTGTAGATGTAGGACTTACCTATCTTAATTTAAACAGAAGCTCTAAGTCCTTATCTGGTGGAGAGGCACAACGTATTAGGCTCGCTACACAAATAGGATCGCAACTTGTAGGCGTATTATACATACTAGATGAACCTAGTATTGGACTACATCAACGTGATAATGAAAAACTTATAAATTCGCTTATTTCTCTGCGTGATATAGGAAACTCTGTCATCGTTGTAGAGCATGATAAAGATATGATTGAGCGTGCAGATCACGTAATTGATATAGGACCAAGAGCAGGGCGTTTTGGAGGAGAAATAATAAGTGAAGGAACTCCAGAAGATTTAATAAAGCACCATACACTTACAGCACAATACTTGAATGGTGAAAAAGAAATTACCATCCCAAAACAACGTCGAAAAGGAAATGGTAAGTTTATAGAGCTTAAAGGAGCTACAGGAAACAATCTAAAAAATGTTTCTATTAAGATCCCATTAGGCAAAATGATTGCGGTTACAGGAGTTTCTGGTAGTGGTAAGTCTACTCTGATTAATGAAACGCTCTACCCTATTATGAATGCTCATTATTTTAATGGTGTAAAAGTACCTATGCCTTACAAGAGCATCAAAGGACTAGACGAATGTGACAAAGTAATAGATATCAATCAAACACCTATAGGGCGTACACCTAGGTCTAATCCTGCAACCTACACTAAAGCTTTTGATGAAATAAGAAGTCTCTTTGCAAAGACCCCTGAGGCACTTATAAGAGGTTACAAACCTGGACGTTTTAGCTTTAATGTCAAGGGTGGTCGTTGTGAGACTTGTAAAGGTGGTGGTTTAAGAGTAATTGAGATGAACTTCTTACCAGATGTTTATGTAGAGTGCGAGACGTGTCAAGGAAAGCGTTTTAATAGAGAAACGCTAGAAATACGTTATAAAGGAAAATCAATTTCTGATGTTCTTGAGATGACTATGACCGAGGCAGCAGACTTTTTTGAACCTATTCCTAAAATATATCGCAAACTTAAAACGATAAAAGACGTAGGATTAGGCTATATTACACTGGGACAACAGAGCACTACGCTCTCTGGTGGTGAAGCGCAGCGTATTAAACTAGCATCAGAACTTAGTAAGAGAGATACCGGGAATACCTTTTACATACTAGATGAGCCTACCACAGGGCTTCATTTTGAAGACATTAGAGTATTAATGGATGTACTCAACCGTCTTGTAGACAAAGGAAATACCATCCTCATTATCGAGCATAATCTAGATGTTGTAAAAACGGCAGATCACATCATAGATATTGGATATGAAGGTGGAAAAGGTGGTGGCGAGGTAGTCGCCATTGGTACTCCAGAACAAATAATTAAAAAAAATAAAGGATATACAGCCCAGTTCCTAAAGAAGGAAATGGCATAA
- a CDS encoding methyltransferase family protein: MSLYSLALVISQFSLIFLIIWNGQIVQWDLTSLSVQLLGIFIALWGIYNIKIGNFNIQPEVKSEALVTKGIFNILRNPMYTGILLVFLPVAIRGDHLFLWIYYLLLIVVLILKIYKEEAFLKEKFGQSYTVYKARTWRIFPYIF; this comes from the coding sequence ATGTCTCTATACTCACTAGCACTTGTAATATCCCAGTTTAGCTTAATCTTCCTCATCATATGGAACGGACAGATCGTACAGTGGGATCTTACTTCTCTAAGTGTACAATTACTAGGCATATTTATAGCTCTTTGGGGTATTTACAATATTAAGATAGGAAATTTTAATATTCAGCCAGAGGTTAAATCCGAGGCTCTTGTAACTAAGGGAATCTTCAACATTTTAAGAAATCCTATGTACACAGGTATCCTATTAGTATTTCTACCTGTGGCTATTAGAGGAGACCATTTATTTCTCTGGATTTACTATCTATTATTAATTGTAGTCCTTATTCTCAAGATATACAAGGAAGAGGCTTTCCTCAAAGAAAAATTTGGTCAGAGCTACACAGTTTATAAGGCACGTACGTGGAGAATATTTCCGTATATATTTTAA
- a CDS encoding AMP-dependent synthetase/ligase, protein MEITRLFDFPYYQLEKFNLSDALNTKKDGVWVATSTQEYIDQANAISRGLLRLGVQPNDKIAVISMTNRTEWNICDIGILQLGAQNVPIYPTISEEDYAYVLNHSESKYVFVSCNEVRDKVMSIKDKVPSLIEVYSFEDIDNCKNWSEVLELGADTSNQSEVDALKAAVTTKDLATLIYTSGTTGRPKGVMLSHENIVSNALASAYRLPLAETGMRALSFLPVCHIYERMLMYLYQYKGVSIFFAESLETISDNLKEVKPQVMTAVPRLLEKVYDKIIAKGAALTGVKKKLFFWAVDLGLKYEPYGQNGWWYEKQLALARKLIFSKWKEGLGGNLDLIASGSAALQPRLARIFNAAEMGIMEGYGLTETSPVCSVNDMRDGGFRIGTVGKLLPGVEVKIAEDGEILVKGPNVMIGYYKDQEKTEEVLKNGYFHTGDIGHIDEDGFLKITDRKKEMFKTSGGKYVAPQLLENRFKQSRFIEQIMVIGEGQKMPAALIQPNFEFLEEWAKMKNISYSNLDELLASERVQDRYQQEVTEANETFAKWEKIKAFRLTHDAWTVEGGHLTPTMKLKRKIIRENYIHLYNDIYDL, encoded by the coding sequence ATGGAAATTACCAGACTTTTTGATTTTCCTTATTATCAACTGGAAAAATTTAATCTCTCAGACGCACTCAATACCAAGAAAGATGGTGTATGGGTTGCTACGTCTACTCAAGAATATATCGATCAAGCAAATGCAATAAGTCGCGGACTGTTGCGATTAGGTGTACAACCTAATGATAAAATTGCTGTCATCTCTATGACTAATCGCACAGAGTGGAATATTTGCGATATAGGGATCTTACAATTAGGAGCTCAAAACGTACCTATTTATCCTACTATATCTGAGGAGGACTACGCTTATGTACTTAATCACTCTGAGTCTAAGTATGTATTTGTGTCGTGTAATGAAGTACGTGATAAGGTAATGTCTATAAAAGATAAAGTACCTTCTCTTATTGAAGTGTACTCTTTTGAAGACATTGATAATTGTAAAAACTGGTCTGAGGTTCTAGAATTAGGAGCAGACACTTCCAACCAATCAGAAGTAGATGCGCTTAAAGCTGCTGTAACTACTAAAGATCTTGCTACGCTCATATATACATCTGGTACTACTGGACGTCCTAAAGGTGTAATGCTTTCTCACGAGAATATTGTAAGCAACGCACTAGCTAGTGCATACCGCCTTCCTCTTGCCGAAACAGGAATGAGAGCATTAAGCTTTTTACCAGTTTGTCATATTTATGAACGTATGTTGATGTATTTATATCAATATAAAGGTGTATCAATTTTCTTTGCAGAATCGCTAGAGACTATAAGTGATAACTTAAAAGAGGTGAAGCCTCAAGTTATGACTGCGGTGCCTCGTTTACTTGAGAAAGTATATGACAAGATTATTGCAAAGGGAGCTGCACTTACTGGAGTAAAGAAGAAATTATTCTTCTGGGCTGTAGATTTAGGTCTTAAATATGAACCATATGGTCAGAATGGCTGGTGGTATGAAAAACAACTTGCACTTGCTCGTAAACTTATATTCTCAAAGTGGAAAGAAGGCTTAGGTGGAAACCTTGATCTTATAGCTTCTGGAAGTGCTGCATTACAACCACGACTTGCAAGAATATTTAACGCTGCAGAGATGGGTATTATGGAAGGTTACGGCCTTACTGAGACCTCTCCTGTATGTTCTGTAAATGATATGCGTGATGGTGGGTTTAGAATAGGCACTGTTGGTAAGCTATTGCCAGGAGTTGAAGTTAAAATCGCAGAAGATGGCGAAATCTTAGTAAAAGGACCTAACGTAATGATAGGTTACTACAAGGATCAAGAGAAAACAGAAGAGGTATTAAAGAATGGCTATTTCCATACTGGTGATATAGGTCACATAGATGAAGATGGTTTCTTGAAGATTACAGATCGTAAAAAAGAGATGTTTAAAACATCTGGAGGAAAATATGTTGCTCCTCAACTTCTAGAAAATAGATTTAAGCAATCACGATTTATAGAACAAATCATGGTTATAGGAGAAGGTCAAAAAATGCCAGCTGCATTAATCCAGCCTAATTTTGAATTCTTAGAAGAATGGGCAAAAATGAAAAACATAAGCTATTCTAACTTAGATGAGCTTCTCGCATCAGAGCGTGTTCAAGACCGCTACCAGCAAGAAGTAACCGAAGCAAATGAAACATTTGCCAAATGGGAGAAAATTAAAGCATTCCGTCTTACGCATGACGCTTGGACTGTAGAAGGTGGACACCTCACTCCTACTATGAAACTTAAACGTAAGATTATTAGAGAGAATTATATTCATCTCTATAATGATATTTACGACTTATAA
- a CDS encoding M14 family zinc carboxypeptidase: MYIKKLSILLCLFFCYAFAKAQQETPQYKRVKVFLNQTQTLAQLNQTGVAADHGIHKEGTFIISDFSLQELGKIRNAGFQYETIEEDIQKAYKEQSTRSAAATSNVACSSSDAVTYETPANFNLGTMGGYLTYQELLDELDDMAEQYPDLITARAPISNFLTEGLPDDGVTPSIGGNPIYWLKISDNPESEETEPEVLYTSIHHAREPMSLMQLVYYMWYLLENYDTDEEVQAIVNNTELYFIPVINPDGYLYNELTDPDGGGLWRKNRKNGHGVDNNRNYDYHINGNPNDGSWGGPGSSSNTNNETYHGSGPFSEVETQAVKWFVEQHDFVIALNNHSFGELVYYPFGYADVDTLDDDLFQGIGDALTSVNGYNAFNDFPFAGDSDDFMYGTVGTHDKIFAFTPEIGTSFWPPSSSIISTSQNMMFLNLTAAQIAGNYGKLTETSPTFTGESASLSTSFDLERLAVENTGDFTITFSPISSNIIDQGAPVTLSNIAPLETQSGSITYSLSTNVEVGDAIEFDLIIDNGFFEREVRVSKIYGTTTEIFYADGNSLTDFDSTSWGTTSASFVSPSSSITDSPSGNYSDNASNIIELTQSLDLTEATTATVSYHARWNIEDTWDYVQFEISKDAGTTWEPQCGNFTTTGTNLQPQGEPLYDGVQNDWILEEINLSDYLGETIKARFRLVTDGAVTRDGFYFDDLSFSILSGEQLTVDNEQFINAFDVFPNPVANQLNIRTSLGSYETSVYNVLGQNVTPAAQQSGNASVDYASLPAGMYFLKLETSKNSTILKIVKN, translated from the coding sequence ATGTACATTAAAAAACTATCTATCCTTTTATGTTTATTTTTCTGTTACGCTTTCGCGAAAGCGCAACAAGAAACTCCTCAATATAAACGTGTAAAAGTATTTTTAAACCAAACTCAAACGCTTGCACAATTAAACCAAACTGGTGTTGCTGCAGACCATGGTATACATAAAGAGGGAACTTTTATCATATCAGATTTTTCATTACAAGAGCTAGGGAAAATTAGAAATGCAGGTTTTCAGTATGAAACCATTGAAGAAGATATACAAAAAGCCTATAAAGAACAATCAACACGATCCGCCGCTGCCACTAGTAATGTCGCTTGTAGCTCTAGTGATGCTGTAACTTATGAAACTCCAGCCAACTTTAATCTTGGTACTATGGGTGGCTACTTGACGTATCAAGAACTACTCGATGAACTTGATGACATGGCTGAACAATATCCAGACTTAATAACTGCGAGAGCTCCTATAAGTAACTTTCTTACGGAAGGACTCCCGGATGATGGTGTCACGCCGTCCATAGGAGGAAATCCTATTTATTGGTTAAAAATAAGCGACAACCCTGAAAGCGAAGAAACTGAGCCAGAAGTATTATATACGTCTATACATCACGCTAGGGAGCCTATGTCACTTATGCAACTGGTATATTATATGTGGTATTTGCTTGAAAATTATGATACTGATGAAGAGGTACAAGCTATTGTAAATAATACGGAGCTTTATTTTATACCTGTTATAAACCCAGATGGTTACTTATATAATGAGCTAACAGATCCTGATGGTGGTGGCCTATGGCGTAAGAATAGAAAAAATGGACATGGTGTTGATAATAATCGCAACTATGACTATCATATTAATGGTAATCCTAATGATGGTAGCTGGGGCGGTCCTGGATCTTCGTCAAATACAAATAATGAAACATATCACGGTTCGGGTCCATTTTCTGAAGTAGAGACTCAAGCAGTGAAGTGGTTTGTAGAGCAGCATGATTTTGTAATCGCGCTTAATAATCACTCTTTTGGTGAGTTAGTTTATTATCCTTTTGGATATGCAGATGTGGACACTCTAGACGACGATTTATTTCAAGGGATAGGCGATGCTCTTACCTCTGTAAATGGCTACAATGCATTTAATGATTTCCCATTTGCTGGAGACAGTGATGATTTTATGTACGGAACTGTGGGAACTCATGATAAAATTTTTGCTTTCACCCCAGAAATAGGAACATCATTTTGGCCGCCTTCAAGTTCGATAATTAGCACTTCGCAAAACATGATGTTCCTCAATCTTACAGCCGCTCAAATAGCTGGTAATTATGGGAAACTAACCGAGACCTCACCTACTTTTACTGGTGAGTCTGCTTCTTTATCAACTTCTTTTGATTTAGAGAGACTTGCTGTAGAAAATACAGGAGACTTTACTATTACTTTTTCTCCCATATCTTCTAATATTATTGACCAGGGAGCGCCAGTTACATTATCAAATATAGCACCATTAGAAACTCAATCTGGAAGTATTACTTATTCCCTATCTACAAACGTTGAAGTGGGCGACGCTATTGAATTTGATTTAATTATAGACAACGGCTTTTTTGAAAGGGAGGTTCGCGTTAGCAAAATATACGGTACTACAACAGAGATATTTTATGCAGATGGTAATTCGCTCACAGATTTTGATTCTACAAGTTGGGGAACCACGAGTGCTAGCTTTGTATCACCTTCTTCTTCAATAACAGATTCGCCTTCTGGTAATTATAGTGACAATGCTAGTAATATCATTGAACTAACACAATCTTTAGATCTCACAGAAGCTACTACAGCAACAGTAAGCTACCATGCAAGATGGAACATTGAAGATACATGGGATTATGTGCAATTTGAGATTTCTAAAGATGCTGGTACCACTTGGGAGCCACAGTGTGGTAATTTTACTACCACCGGAACAAATCTTCAGCCTCAAGGTGAGCCTTTATACGACGGCGTTCAAAATGATTGGATACTCGAAGAAATTAATTTGAGTGATTATCTAGGAGAAACAATTAAGGCAAGATTCCGTTTAGTTACAGATGGTGCCGTAACAAGAGATGGTTTTTACTTTGACGATTTATCTTTTTCTATACTCTCAGGAGAACAATTAACTGTAGATAATGAACAATTTATTAATGCTTTTGATGTGTTTCCAAACCCAGTTGCAAATCAACTTAATATACGTACATCACTAGGCTCATATGAGACTAGTGTGTATAATGTTCTAGGTCAAAATGTAACTCCAGCAGCCCAACAAAGTGGAAACGCAAGCGTAGACTACGCTTCTTTACCTGCAGGAATGTATTTTTTAAAGCTTGAAACATCTAAAAACAGTACTATTTTAAAAATTGTTAAAAATTAA